A window from Corynebacterium urogenitale encodes these proteins:
- a CDS encoding cytochrome c biogenesis CcdA family protein has product MNDSSLILAQGIGQQFADTVAAGPILLALLAAAIAGLVSFASPCVVPLVPGYISYLAGVVGAETEYTAEGTVVKKKRGRVASAALLFVLGFTVVFVLATATVFGMISQLMLNQELLMRVGGAVTILMGIIFMGFIKPLQRDTRIAPKRWTTIAGAPLLGGVFALGWTPCLGPTLAAIISVSAGTEGMTAVRGVTLIVAYCLGLGLPFILVALGSSKALRGVGWLRKHSRTIQMIGGALLVIVGILLITGQWAVMIEWIRVAFISDTTLPI; this is encoded by the coding sequence ATGAACGATTCATCCTTGATCCTGGCGCAGGGCATCGGCCAACAATTTGCCGATACCGTCGCCGCCGGCCCGATCCTTCTCGCCTTGCTCGCAGCCGCGATCGCTGGACTGGTGTCCTTCGCCTCCCCGTGCGTAGTGCCACTGGTACCCGGCTATATTTCCTACCTCGCCGGCGTGGTCGGGGCAGAGACTGAATACACAGCCGAAGGCACGGTGGTGAAGAAGAAGCGGGGACGTGTCGCCTCCGCAGCGCTGCTGTTCGTGCTGGGATTCACAGTCGTATTCGTCCTCGCGACCGCCACGGTCTTCGGCATGATCAGCCAGTTGATGCTCAACCAGGAGCTGCTCATGCGCGTCGGCGGTGCCGTAACGATTCTCATGGGCATCATCTTCATGGGCTTCATCAAGCCCCTGCAGCGTGATACCCGCATCGCCCCGAAGCGGTGGACGACCATCGCCGGTGCACCCCTGCTCGGTGGCGTGTTCGCACTCGGGTGGACCCCGTGCCTGGGGCCAACCCTTGCAGCCATCATTTCCGTCTCCGCCGGCACGGAGGGCATGACCGCGGTCCGCGGTGTGACTCTCATCGTGGCCTACTGCCTGGGCCTGGGATTGCCATTCATCCTCGTGGCGCTCGGCTCTTCCAAGGCTCTGCGCGGCGTGGGATGGTTGAGGAAGCACTCCCGCACCATCCAGATGATCGGCGGAGCCCTACTGGTGATCGTCGGCATCCTCTTGATCACCGGCCAGTGGGCGGTCATGATTGAGTGGATCCGCGTGGCCTTCATTTCTGACACGACGTTGCCGATCTAG
- a CDS encoding TlpA family protein disulfide reductase, with the protein MKKVLAAVTLAATTSLLVACSSDDTAGTDAVAVGGTFEFVSPGGQTAISYPEADRQPIGNIQGVDLLDDSKISLEDFEGQVVVLNSWGQWCGPCRSESDDLQRVQEKLEKSGKGTLLGINVRDNVREKAQDFVRDNGITYPSLYDPPFKSALALGGVPASVIPTTIVLDKQHRPAHIFLKEITDKELWDAVEPLLNEQDA; encoded by the coding sequence ATGAAGAAGGTACTGGCAGCAGTCACGTTAGCTGCGACCACGAGTCTGCTCGTGGCGTGCAGCTCAGACGATACTGCGGGCACCGATGCTGTAGCCGTGGGCGGCACCTTCGAGTTCGTCTCCCCAGGCGGGCAGACTGCCATTTCCTATCCAGAGGCGGATCGCCAGCCAATCGGCAACATCCAAGGGGTGGATCTCCTGGATGATTCGAAGATCTCCCTCGAGGACTTCGAGGGCCAGGTTGTGGTCCTCAACTCCTGGGGTCAGTGGTGCGGTCCGTGCCGCAGCGAGTCCGATGACCTGCAGCGTGTGCAGGAGAAGCTGGAAAAGTCCGGCAAGGGAACCCTGCTGGGCATCAATGTGCGCGATAACGTGCGTGAGAAGGCGCAGGACTTCGTTCGCGACAACGGCATCACCTACCCTTCCCTCTACGACCCGCCATTCAAGTCCGCACTGGCGCTCGGTGGCGTGCCGGCTTCTGTCATCCCGACGACTATCGTGCTGGACAAGCAGCACCGCCCAGCCCACATCTTCCTCAAGGAAATCACCGACAAGGAACTGTGGGACGCTGTGGAACCACTGCTGAACGAGCAGGACGCCTAA
- a CDS encoding histidine phosphatase family protein, with the protein MTTIVHLVRHGEVHNPDKILYGRLEGYKLSKRGRAMAEATANDLADHDVTYLAVSPMQRAQETAQPFAEKLGLEIVTEERLIEAGNQLEGRHIKGVRSELWNPKLWPLLKNPSIPSWGEPYTEICDRMWEAIDDARDKARGHEAVLISHQLPIVMIQRDAQGLPLAHNPAARQCELASVTSLVFDGADLTDIYYSEPAQKV; encoded by the coding sequence ATGACGACGATTGTGCATCTAGTGCGCCATGGCGAGGTTCACAACCCCGACAAGATCCTTTATGGACGCTTGGAAGGTTACAAGCTTTCCAAGCGAGGACGGGCGATGGCGGAAGCTACTGCCAATGATCTGGCGGATCACGACGTCACCTATCTGGCCGTGTCCCCCATGCAGCGCGCGCAGGAGACTGCCCAGCCGTTTGCCGAGAAGCTCGGGCTGGAGATCGTCACCGAGGAGCGCCTCATCGAAGCCGGCAATCAGCTGGAAGGCCGCCACATCAAGGGAGTGCGCAGTGAACTGTGGAACCCGAAGCTGTGGCCACTGCTGAAGAACCCTTCCATCCCCAGCTGGGGAGAGCCCTACACGGAGATCTGTGATCGCATGTGGGAGGCGATCGACGACGCGCGCGATAAAGCGCGCGGCCACGAGGCGGTACTCATCTCCCATCAACTGCCGATCGTCATGATCCAGCGAGATGCCCAGGGGCTGCCACTGGCCCACAACCCTGCCGCCCGTCAGTGCGAGCTGGCTTCCGTAACCTCCCTGGTCTTCGACGGAGCCGACCTCACAGATATCTACTACAGCGAACCCGCGCAGAAGGTCTAA
- the hemL gene encoding glutamate-1-semialdehyde 2,1-aminomutase, which produces MSGNTSVHATSAKSMERAQALIPGGVNSPVRAFGSVGGTAPFITDAQGSHLHDEDGNTYVDLVCSWGPMIHGHAHPQIVDAVQRAAAKGLSFGAATSMEVDLAQEIVNRTSVEKVRLVNSGTEATMSATRLARGFTGRDKILKFEGCYHGHVDSLLVAAGSGVATFGLPDSPGITKGAAADTVVVPYWDIQAVKDAFAAHPGEIAAIIVEATPGNMGTVSSIDADGKSFNAQLKEIAHADGALLIIDEVMTGFRVGQQGWFGKDEVAGDLTTFGKVVSGGLPAAAFGGRADIMDHLAPMGSVYQAGTLSGNPVAVASGLTSLQLADEETYRVLDANAERLSGIISQALSRESVAHHVQRAGSMFSFRFAEGEGKNFADMQAAETFRFPAFFHALLDHGVFAPPSVFETWFVSTALTDDDFATVEIAAAAAAKAAAAATA; this is translated from the coding sequence TTGTCCGGTAACACCTCTGTCCACGCCACCAGCGCCAAGTCCATGGAACGCGCCCAGGCTCTGATCCCGGGCGGTGTGAACTCTCCGGTTCGTGCGTTCGGATCTGTAGGCGGCACTGCGCCATTCATCACCGACGCACAGGGGTCCCACCTGCATGATGAGGATGGCAACACCTACGTGGACCTCGTGTGCTCCTGGGGCCCGATGATCCACGGCCATGCTCACCCACAGATCGTCGACGCCGTCCAGCGTGCAGCTGCCAAGGGATTGTCCTTCGGTGCGGCCACATCCATGGAGGTGGACCTGGCGCAGGAGATCGTCAATCGCACGTCGGTGGAGAAAGTGCGCCTCGTGAACTCCGGCACGGAGGCCACCATGTCCGCCACACGCCTGGCACGAGGATTCACTGGCCGCGACAAGATCCTGAAGTTTGAAGGCTGCTACCACGGCCATGTGGATTCGCTGCTTGTTGCCGCAGGGTCCGGTGTGGCCACGTTTGGTTTGCCGGATTCTCCGGGCATCACCAAGGGCGCTGCGGCGGATACTGTCGTCGTTCCTTACTGGGACATCCAGGCGGTCAAGGACGCCTTCGCAGCGCACCCGGGGGAGATCGCGGCGATCATCGTCGAGGCGACGCCAGGCAATATGGGCACCGTGTCCTCCATCGACGCGGACGGCAAGTCCTTTAACGCGCAGCTCAAGGAGATCGCCCATGCCGATGGCGCACTGCTCATCATTGACGAGGTGATGACCGGCTTCCGCGTGGGGCAGCAAGGCTGGTTCGGCAAGGACGAGGTTGCGGGCGACCTCACAACCTTCGGCAAGGTAGTGTCCGGTGGCCTGCCAGCAGCCGCTTTCGGTGGGCGTGCGGACATCATGGATCACCTCGCGCCCATGGGCTCCGTCTACCAGGCGGGCACGCTGTCCGGTAACCCCGTGGCCGTGGCCTCCGGCCTGACATCTCTGCAGCTCGCCGACGAGGAAACGTACCGTGTGCTCGACGCCAACGCGGAGCGCCTGTCCGGGATTATTTCGCAAGCTTTGAGCCGAGAGTCCGTGGCACACCACGTGCAGCGTGCGGGCAGCATGTTCTCCTTCCGATTCGCTGAGGGGGAGGGGAAGAACTTCGCCGACATGCAAGCGGCCGAGACCTTCCGCTTCCCGGCGTTCTTCCATGCTCTGCTGGACCACGGGGTGTTTGCGCCACCGAGTGTCTTTGAAACCTGGTTCGTTTCCACCGCTCTGACGGATGATGATTTCGCAACGGTGGAGATTGCTGCCGCTGCTGCGGCGAAGGCTGCTGCTGCCGCGACTGCCTAA